In the Styela clava chromosome 8, kaStyClav1.hap1.2, whole genome shotgun sequence genome, one interval contains:
- the LOC120346631 gene encoding uncharacterized protein LOC120346631, with protein sequence MHSSIEILLVAVVLTSEVLSLRCPGTIPLQNKCKGKRCIPRVRRTEIDWNSASTRGFTVTWLPEPSAQCYYVELLNSYTIHVLRVIPCHEGTTIEFSNLSPWRIYGVQVSAVSYDCRRGKQGVPARVRTLWAPTTTRATTTRPMPTPEPGKCGRRKFTCASNETECIPARQWCNRQLDCMDGSDERGCPGGCEEIDIDFKNGNYSCTRWGSPGSFCAFDCDKPHISDGREYTWCGRKTGKWTYPVPTCRLQSTKNLIMLEEEATATSLTVKWDAVPGAVRYSFLAVEVTSDKYKNMAVMRIKSVSSEDCCTGTITDLKPDSDFKVVMTAVDGDDVDGIKSFPVFGRTANLEDETEKGKDDDTKGEEEDKEEEKEKVEREKEEKEEDKNDEGYE encoded by the exons GATGTCCTGGTACAATTCCACTTCAAAACAAATGCAAAGGAAAGAGGTGCATTCCGCGTGTGAGAAGAACTGAAATTGACTGGAATTCGGCGTCAACAAGAGGCTTCACAGTCACTTGGTTACCGGAACCTTCCGCCCAATGCTACTATGTAGAACTGTTGAATTCATATACAATTCACGTGTTACGCGTAATTCCATGTCACGAAGGGACTACGATCGAG TTTTCCAACCTCTCTCCTTGGAGGATTTACGGAGTTCAAGTTAGCGCGGTCAGTTATGACTGTCGACGCGGTAAACAAGGAGTTCCTGCACGTGTGCGAACACTCTGGGCCCCAACTACTACTCGAGCG ACAACAACGAGGCCCATGCCAACACCAGAGCCTGGTAAATGCGGAAGAAGAAAATTTACTTGTGCTTCCAACGAAACTGAGTGTATTCCAGCTCGACAGTGGTGCAACAGGCAATTAGATTGCATGGATGGTAGTGATGAACGTGGTTGTCCgg GCGGATGTGAAGAGATTGATATAGATTTCAAAAATGGAAACTATTCCTGCACGAGATGGGGTTCACCTGGAAGCTTCTGTGCATTTGACTGCGATAAACCACACATCAGTGATGGAAGGGAATACACTTGGTGTGGAAGAAAAACCGGGAAGTGGACCTACCCAGTTCCCACTTGTAGAT TACAATCAACAAAAAATCTTATAATGTTAGAAGAGGAGGCAACAGCAACCAGTCTAACTGTGAAATGGGACGCAGTACCCGGAGCAGTACGATATTCTTTTCTGGCAGTAGAGGTCACCAGCGACAAATACAAGAATATGGCAGTTATG AGAATAAAATCTGTAAGTTCAGAAGATTGCTGCACTGGGACAATCACCGATCTAAAACCGGATAGTGATTTTAAGGTTGTCATGACAGCAGTAGACGGAGATGATGTTGACGGTATCAAATCATTTCCGGTGTTTGGTCGCACTG CTAATTTGGAAGATGAGACTGAAAAAGGTAAAGATGATGACACAAAAGGGGAGGAAGAAGataaagaagaagaaaaagagaAAGTAGAAAGGGAAAAAGAAGAGAAAGAGGAAGATAAGAATGATGAAGGCTATGAGTAG
- the LOC120346395 gene encoding sialin-like, which yields MCSDVPARYVLLSMLFFGSFNIPLLRYNLGIAIVSMVNTSSTNNSSRLSYDSCSNSDNSTTENIEKFGSFEWNTVKQGLALGCYFYGFVCTPILGPWAAKKVGFKIVVGAAVALSSILTILIPYAAYGGFVYFVTLRIIIGFCQGAVGPSSVAAFSAWIPFQHKTTAISIVMCGFFLGAFAALPISALISEYVNWETVFYVTGSFSLLWSILWFSLVYNSPEQHPRITKKEKKYLLRNTSIINENDKKEQNIPWLRIMTSLPFLATVITHISFDWTLTMTSLVLPTYLTNTLNLGILAAGASTGAPWLMMMVITLIGERISNVLKRKKTFSMITIRKGLVATVTLPSAIFFILASYTGCNQQLTILLFFLIISLQGLHIPGTEANVFDLSNRYSSILFGILVTTSHLTGILAPQLTGVLLHNENSIGGWRTIFFITAGINILAAITFCIFASDKEQPWSKKDTNTSVDNEAHDKPLTKRRHSSQQDDSPV from the exons atgtgtTCTGATGTTCCAGCACGATATGTGCTTTTATCGATGCTATTCTTTGGGTCGTTCAACATTCCATTGCTGAGGTATAACTTGGGCATCGCAATTGTTTCAATGGTAAACACGTCATCGACTAATAATTCAAGTCGTTTATCCTACGATTCTTGTTCTAATTCTGATAATTCAACAACCGAAAATATTGAGAAG TTTGGTTCATTTGAATGGAACACTGTGAAACAAGGCCTTGCTCTGGGATGCTATTTCTATGGATTCGTGTGTACACCAATTTTGGGACCATGGGCTGCTAAAAAAGTTGGATTCAAAATTGTTGTTGGTGCAGCAGTTGCTTTGTCATCAATACTCACAATTTTAATACCATATGCAGCTTACGGTGGATTTGTATATTTCGTTACACTGAGGATAATCATTGGCTTTTGTCAG GGTGCCGTCGGTCCTTCATCAGTAGCAGCTTTCTCGGCATGGATTCCTTTCCAGCATAAAACTACAGCGATTTCAATCGTAATGTGCGGTTTTTTTCTTGGAGCATTTGCCGCCTTGCCTATCTCTGCACTTATAAGTGAATACGTCAATTGGGAAACAGTATTTTACGTGACGG GTTCTTTCTCGCTGCTTTGGTCTATTCTGTGGTTTAGTTTGGTTTACAATTCTCCTGAGCAACATCCAAGAATAacgaaaaaagagaaaaaatatttactgagAAATACTTCTATAATCAACGAAAAC GATAAAAAAGAACAAAACATACCGTGGTTGagaattatgacgtcattaccTTTCCTAGCAACAGTTATTACACATATTTCTTTTGATTGGACATTGACGATGACAAGTTTGGTGTTACCAACGTATTTAACAAACACTTTGAACTTGGGAATATTAGCG GCAGGAGCATCCACCGGTGCGCCGTGGTTGATGATGATGGTCATTACATTGATTGGAGAAAGAATATCGAACGTACTGAAACGGAAGAAAACATTTTCTATGATCACAATACGGAAAGGATTGGTTGCGACTGTCACTTTACCTTCCGCTATCTTCTTCATTTTAGCCTCATACACTGGTTGCAATCAACAGTTGACAatacttttattctttttaatcaTATCGCTTCAAGGACTGCACA ttCCTGGTACAGAAGCAAATGTTTTTGATTTGTCGAACAGATACTCCAGTATATTGTTTGGAATTCTTGTAACAACAAGTCACTTGACAGGAATTTTAGCTCCGCAGTTGACTGGAGTACTATTACATAATGAG AATTCAATTGGCGGTTGGCGAACAATTTTCTTCATTACGGCTGGCATAAATATATTAGCCGCCATAACATTTTGCATATTTGCTTCTGACAAGGAACAACCGTGGTCAAAGAAAGACACAAATACCTCAGTCGATAATGAAGCCCATGATAAACCACTGACAAAAAGACGACATAGCAGCCAACAAGACGATTCACCAGTCTAA